GCGCGACGGCGGTGCCCGCGAGCACCGCGGCGAGCTTGCGTTTGACGCTCATGTGCATCCAGCTCCTTCGGAGGAGACGGCAGGGGTCTCCTGTGCAGGGTCCATGTCCGCGGCGGCCGGATCTGCGGTCCGTCATGAGGGGGTGACGTACCGCAACGTGGTCTAGACCATAATTCGAAACGTCATCCGGGTCAAGGCGGTGAACCGGGTGGCTCAACCCCACGTACCCCCCTTTGTGAACGGACACACCGGCAGGAGGTCCACCGCCCTGGCCGCGGCGGTCGTCGTGGCGGCGCTCGCCGCGCCCGCGCCCGCCGTCGCCCAGCCCGCCTCGGACGCGCTGGCCGAGTACGAGCGGCTGTCCCGCGAGGCCGAGCGGCTGCACGAGGAGCACCTGGAGGCGCAGGAGGAACTCGCGGCCAAGCGGGGCGAGCTGGACCGCGCCACCGCCGACCTGACCGAGGCGGCCAGGCTCGGCGAGACCGCCAGGGCCGACGAGGAGGCGTTCCGGGGGCGGGTCGACCTGCTCACCGAGGCCACGTTCCAGGGCGCCCGGCTCGACGGGCTGTCGGCGCTGCTGGTCAGCGGGTCGCAGCAGGACTTCCTGAACCGGATGAGCGCGCTGGGCGTGCTCGCGGCCGACAGCGAGGAGGCGCTGGGCCGCCTGTCCGCGGCCGTCGACTCGGCGGAGCTGGCGCGCACCGGCGCCCGGGACGCGCAGCAGCGCGCCGCCGCCGCCACCGGCGAGGCCGAGCGGCTGGTGGCCGAGCTGGCCGAGCGCGAGTCGGCGGCGCAGCGCCAGGTCTCGGACGCGCGGGCGCACTACCGCTCGCTCAGCGCGGCCGACAAGGCGACGCTCGCGGCGCCCGGCGACACGTCGGCCGTCGCCGTGCCCGCGGGCGCCGCCGGCGCCGCGCTCCGGTTCGCCCTGGACCAGCGCGGCGAGCCCTACGTGTTCGGCTCGAACGGGCCGGACTCCTGGGACTGCTCCAGCCTCACCCAGGCCGCCTACCGGGCGGCCGGCGTGAGCATCCCGCGCACCACCTACACCCAGGCGACGGTGGGCCGGGCCGTGTCACGGGCGGAGGTCCAGCCCGGTGACCTGATCATCTACTACGCCGGCCAGTCGCACGTGGCGATGGCCGTGGACGGGGTGCGCGCGGTGCACGCCTCGACCGAGGGCGTGCCGGTCAAGATCGCCGACATCGACTCGATCGGGCCCATCAGCACCATCCGCCGCGTGGTCGGGTGACCCGGCGGGGAGGGCGGCCTCCCCGCCGGGTTTCCCACGTCAGCAGTACAGGTTGTTGCCCGCGGGCACGCCGAGGACGCCCACGAACCGCTGGTAGGCGTCGACGCGGCTCTGGACCTGCGCCGGGTTGCGCCCGCCGCACTCCAGCGAACCGTTGATGCTGCGGATGGTCTCGCCGAAGCCGTAGCCGTTGACCATCGCGTTGTGCGGGGTCATGGTGCCCGGCCCGCTCTGGGTGTTCCAGTACCAGAGGGCGGTCTTCCAGGCGACCGAGGCGTCGTTCTGCACCAGCCACGGGTTGGTCAGCAGCGGCAGGCCGAGCGCGTCACCGGCCGCCTTGTAGTTGAAGTTCCAGCTGAGCTGGATGGGCCCGCGGCCGTAGTACGCGGCCTGGCCGGCGGGGCAGCCGTAGGGCTGGCTGGTGTCGCAGTAGTGCGGGTAGTTGGCCTGGTTCTGCTCGACGACGTGCACCAGCCCGCCGGTCTCGTGGTTGGCGTTGGCCAGGAACGCCGCGGCCTCCTGCTTGCGGACGGTGTCGCTGCCGGTCTTGGCGAAGCCCGGGTACGCGCCCAGGGCCGCGGTCAGGCCGGCGTAGGTGTAGAAGGGGTTCCGGTTGGGGAACATCTGGTTGAACTGCGCCTCGCTGACCACGAAACCGCTGTTGTTCGGCGGGGTGGTCGTGGTCGTCGTCGGGGTCGAGCCGCAGTTGTAGGGCTCCCAGTACCAGGTGCTGATGGTGGGGTCGTAGCCCGGGTTGTCGTGCTCGGCGATGTAGTACTGGCCGTTGGTGTAGCGGACGATGCTGCCCGCCGGGTACCACTGGCCCTGGACCCAGTTGGGGTGGTTGCAGGTCGGCGGCGGCTCGCTGCCACCGCCGCAGGTGCCCTGGTCGGCCCAGACCGCGGCCGAGCCGGGGGTCTCGTTCTGGGTCCACCACTGGGCGCGCCAGTTGTGGCCGTTGTGCGACGCGGTCATGCCGCCGGTGTAGACGGCGGACGGGCTCCAGGCGGCCGCGCAGGCCGCGGCGGAGGCGGAGTTGGCCACGAAGACGGTCAGTGCCGCCCCGACCACGAAGGCGACCGCGGCCGCCAGTACGCGGAATCTCGACACGTGATCACTCACTTCCGGTGCTCAGCGCCCTCTAACGGAACTGGGCGACAACTCAACCGGAAATGGTCTACACCAGTCAAGGTGTAAGGTGAGCGCTTTCCACGTTTGTCCGCTCTTCTGTCCACCTCCACGCGCCCCGACCGCGGTGCGGTCTAATGGTGACGTGCAGTGGACCCGTTACTGGCGGGCGGTCGACCGCCCGGTCGAGGCGATGCACGCGCACTTCACCTCGCACCGGTACCACCGGCACAGCCACGACGCGTACTCCTTCGGCGTGACCGAGGAGGGCGCGCAGTCGTTCCGCTGCCGGGGCGGGGCGCACACCAGCCCGGCGGGCAGCGTGGTCGCGTTCAACCCGGACGAGGCGCACGACGGCTACCCGGCCACCGAGCAGGGCTTCACCTACCGGATCATCCACATAGGACCGTCACTGGTCGCCGACCTGCTGCCGCGGCTGCCGCTGTTCCGCGACCCGGTGCGCCACGCGCCCGCGCTCGCCGACGCGCTGCGCGACCTGCACACCGCCCTGCGCGTGGGCACCGCGCTGGCCCGGGACGAGCAACTGGTGCGGACCGTGCACGCCATGGCGTCCCACGTGATGCCGCTGGACGTGCGCGTGGCGGACGGCGACCCGTCGGCCGCCTTCGAGCTGGTGGAGGCGCACTACCTGGAGGACGTGCCGGTCGAGGCGTTGACCGGGGCGACCGGCCTGAGCCGGTTCGCGCTGTACCGGGCGTTCCGGTCCCGGTACGGGCTCTCGCCCAGCGACCACCAGCGCCAGCTCCGGCTGCGCCGGGCGCGGGCGCTGCTGTCGTCGGGCGTGGCGCCCGCGGCGGTGGCGGCGGCGACGGGGTTCGCGGACCAGGCCCACCTGACCCGCTGGTTCCGCCGGTGTTACGGGATCACGCCGGCGGTGTACGCGCGGGCCGGGGGTTCTTGAGGGTCCCGGTGCGGACCACAGGACTACTGCGGCGGCGTGCGCACCGCCCTCACGTAGACCACCACCTCCGGCCGCACCACCAGCCGGTGACCGTCGGCGCACCCCGGCCGCAGGGTGCGGGCGACGGTGTCGACGAGCGCGGGATCACCGGTGGCCTCGGTGGCCACCACGTGGTGGTGGCGGTCGTCGACCGGCAGCCCGTCCGGCACCACCGCGCGGACCGCCAGCACCTCCCGGACCCGCGCCGCCACGTCCTCCGGCAGGTCCGCCACCACCCCGGCCAGGCCGCGCACCAACGCCTCCCGGCGCCGGGTCGTCCGGTGCGGCACCTCGGTCGCCGCCGCCCCGAGCAGCGCGGCGGCGACCAGGAGGGCGAGCGCGGGCCCGACCCGCGCCGGTCCGGCGGCGGGCACGGACACCGCCGCCCACCAGCCGTCCGGGGTGGTGGCCGAGCCGATCACCCCGCCGTCCGCGGCCAGCGACGCCACCGCCGCCCGATCGAGGTCGCCGACCACCACGACGACCCGGTGGTCGGCCTCGCGGCCGGGCGGTCGGCCGGGGCGGGCGGGCGGCTCACCGGGTCGGGCGGGCCGAACCACGACCGCGCGGGCCTCCCCGGGCAGCACCCGGTCCACCGCCCCGACCACCCCACCGGCATCGGCACCCCTGGCGGCGGTCAGCACGGCGGCGGCGACAGCCCGCGCGTCGTCGACGGGCACGGGTGGTACCAGCACCGCGCGCAGGGCCAGGAAGGCCCCCAGCGCGGTCGACACGACCAGTGCGCAGGCGATCGCGTTCCTGCGGTCGCTCACGTGGTTCCTCCCCGCGACGGCTACGGGTGTAGTCGGCCATCGAGAGCCCCGACCCGTGAGCCGTACGGGTGAATCGACGCGACGCATCCGGCGCTTGACGCGCCGTGGTCAGGCGGTGCGGAGCAATGGCTTGGGCCATTCGACGGTCGCCCGATCGTCGGTTGATCCCCACACTGTTGCCATGTCGCACATCGACCTGGGCAACGACCTCCCCGGCATCGCCGGGCTCACCGCCTACCGCCCGGAGACCGGGCGACCCATCAGCGAGCTGGTCGAGGTCCTGCTCCGCGGGCCCGGCGGGCTGCCGCGGGGTGAGCGCGAGCTGATCGCCGCCCACGTCTCGGAACTGAACAGCTGCACCTTCTGCGCGTCCTCGCACGCCGCGTTCGCCGCCGCCCAGCTGCCCGCCGACCACGTGCGGTCGCCCAAGCTGGACGCGCTGCTGGCGATCGCCGCCGCCGTCGTGGAGAGCGGTCGGGCGGTGACGCCCGAGCTGGTCGCCAAGGCCCGGGAGAACGGGGCGACCGAGGCGGAGGTCCACGACACCGTGCTGATCGCCGCGGTGTTCTGCATGCTGAACCGGTACGTCGACGGCCTGGGCACGTGGGCGCCCGACGACCCCGCCGCCTACGCCGCCATGGCCGACCGCATCGTCAACCACGGCTACACCGCGCCCCGCTGACCCCCGCCGCCGGTGCGGCCCCGTCGCCGGTGCGGCCCCGTCGGCGGGGCCGCACCGGCCCGTCACGCCGGCACCCGAAAAGTCCGCCGATAGGCGTCCGGCGACACGCCGAGTTCCGCGCGCAGCCGCCGGCGCAGGTTGGCCGGCGTGCCCAACCCCGCCCGCTCCGCCACCCGGTGCACCGGCAGGTCCGTGGTCTCCAGCAGGCGCTGCGCGAGCAGGACCCGCTGCGACCTCAGCCACCGCCCCGGCGTGCTGCCGGTCTCGGCGAGCCACGCCCGCTGGAAGGTGCGCTCGCTCAACCCGGCGTGCCCGGCCAGGTCGGTCACGCCGATGGGCGCGGCCAGCCGCGCCACCGCCCAGTCCGCGGTGGCCGCCAGCCCGGCCCGGCCGGTGCGCGCCGGCAGCGGCGGTTCGACGTACTGGCGCTGCCCGCCCTCGCGGGCCGGCGGCATCACCAGCCGGCGGGCCAGGGCCGCGGCGGTGTCCGCGCCGTGCGCCCGCCGCACCAGGTGCAGGCACAGGTCCAGCCCGCCCACCACGCCCGCCGAGGTGAACACCCCGTCACCGGTGTAGAGCACGTCCCGCAGCACGCGGGCCCGGGGCGCGGCGCGGACCAGGTCGTCGAGCAGCCGCCAGTGGGTGGTGGCCTCGCGGCCGTCGAGCAGGCCGGCCGCCGCCAGGGTGAACGCACCCGAGCACAGCGCCGCCACCTGCCCGGGCAGCGAGCGCAGCGCGCGCACCACCTCCGGCGGCACGGGCGCGGCCGGGTCGGCCCGCCCGGGCACCACCACCAGGTCGCACCCGCGCAGCCCGGACAGCCCGTGCGTCGCCGGGACGCGGCCCAGCGGCGAGACCGGCACCGACGCCCGGTTCGGCGCGCACACCCGCAGCTCGAACGGCCCCACCCCCGAGTCGGCGCGGTCCACGCCCCACACCTCGCCGACGACGGACACGTCGAACAACCGGGTCCCGGGCAACAGCAGCAGGCCGACCACGCGCATGGCGGGAAAGTACCGCGTCGCGCCGGTCCCGCCACTCCCCGCCGGCGCCTCCCGACCAGCAGGCTCAACGCCGTGAACAGCGCACTCATCCTGATCGACGTGCAACGCGGCTTCGACGACCCCTCGTGGGGCAGGCGCGACAACCCCGACGCGGAGGCCAACATCGCCCGCCTCCTCGCGCACTGGCGGGGCCCGCTGGTCCTCGTCCGGCACGACTCCGCCAAGCCCGACTCGCCCCTGCGCCCCGGGCAGGACGGCAACCGGTTCAAGCCCGAACTCGACGGCGCCCGACCGGACCTGGTGTTCGGCAAGCGGGTCAACTCCGCCTTCCACGGCGAGGTCGACCTGCACGCGTGGCTGGGCGGGCGCGGGATCACCGACCTCGTGCTCGCGGGCGTCCAGACGAACATGTGCGTGGAGACGACCGCGCGGGTGGGCGGCAACCTCGGCTACCGCGTGCGGGTCGTGCTCGACGCCACGTTCACCTTCGACCTGGAGGACCTGACCGCCGGGCAGCTGTCCCGGGCCACCGCCGCCAACCTGCGCGGCGGCGGGTTCGCCGAGATCGTCCGGACCGACGACGTGGTACACCCGGACAACTGACGCCCCCGGCGGAAGCGGAACCCCGAAGGACGGGCGGCCCGGCCGGACCCGCGCGCGCCACCGGCCGGCCGCTCCCCCGCACCACCGGCCGGCCGCACCCGCGCACCACCGAGCGGACCGGCCCCGACGCACCCGCCTGACCCGCCCCGACGGCCTCCCCGCACCCCACCGGCGGCGCCGCCGAACGAGCGGCGGAACCCAGCGGAACCGGTTCCGACGAGTTCGCACGCTGCGTGACCTCAAGTTAACCCCAGGTCAAAATCAGTCTTGTGAATGTGGGCGCGGTCACCCTAGAGTTCTGGGAGCGCTCCCAGGGAGCGCTCCCAGAAGCGTCGTCAACCGTCAGAGCAGACGGAGGAGACCCAGTCCATGAGATCGCTTCCCCCTCCCCGGTGGCGCCGTCGGGCCACCGCGGCCCTCGCACTAGTGGCGGTGAGCGGCGCGCTAGCGTCCGGTACGGCCCACGCCGCCGACTACGAGCGGCTGGTCAACGGAACGTTCACCGGCACCCTCGACCCGTGGTGGGCCGGTACCGGCGTCTCCAACCGGCTGGTCAACGGTGAGCTGTGCGCGACCGTGCCGGGCGGCACGGCCAACCCGTGGGACGCGCTGATCGGCCAGAACGGCGTGCCGTTCGAGGCCGGCCAGTCGTACACGATGAAGTTCGACGCCTACGCCGCGACCCCGCAGCCGATCACGGCGAACCTCGGCGAGGCGGTCAGCCCGTACCGCGGCATCGCCTCGCACACCGTGCAGCTGACGACCACCAAGCAGTCGTTCAGCTTCACGTTCACCTCCGCGCTGGACTTCCCCGACGCGGGCAACGGCCAGGCGTCGTTCCAGCTCGGCGGCCAGGCGGCGAGCAACACGGTCTGCGTGGACAACGTCTCCCTGGTCGGCGGCGTGGTGCCG
This portion of the Saccharothrix syringae genome encodes:
- a CDS encoding AraC family transcriptional regulator — encoded protein: MQWTRYWRAVDRPVEAMHAHFTSHRYHRHSHDAYSFGVTEEGAQSFRCRGGAHTSPAGSVVAFNPDEAHDGYPATEQGFTYRIIHIGPSLVADLLPRLPLFRDPVRHAPALADALRDLHTALRVGTALARDEQLVRTVHAMASHVMPLDVRVADGDPSAAFELVEAHYLEDVPVEALTGATGLSRFALYRAFRSRYGLSPSDHQRQLRLRRARALLSSGVAPAAVAAATGFADQAHLTRWFRRCYGITPAVYARAGGS
- a CDS encoding carboxymuconolactone decarboxylase family protein, translated to MSHIDLGNDLPGIAGLTAYRPETGRPISELVEVLLRGPGGLPRGERELIAAHVSELNSCTFCASSHAAFAAAQLPADHVRSPKLDALLAIAAAVVESGRAVTPELVAKARENGATEAEVHDTVLIAAVFCMLNRYVDGLGTWAPDDPAAYAAMADRIVNHGYTAPR
- a CDS encoding C40 family peptidase, translating into MNGHTGRRSTALAAAVVVAALAAPAPAVAQPASDALAEYERLSREAERLHEEHLEAQEELAAKRGELDRATADLTEAARLGETARADEEAFRGRVDLLTEATFQGARLDGLSALLVSGSQQDFLNRMSALGVLAADSEEALGRLSAAVDSAELARTGARDAQQRAAAATGEAERLVAELAERESAAQRQVSDARAHYRSLSAADKATLAAPGDTSAVAVPAGAAGAALRFALDQRGEPYVFGSNGPDSWDCSSLTQAAYRAAGVSIPRTTYTQATVGRAVSRAEVQPGDLIIYYAGQSHVAMAVDGVRAVHASTEGVPVKIADIDSIGPISTIRRVVG
- a CDS encoding glycoside hydrolase family 19 protein — its product is MSRFRVLAAAVAFVVGAALTVFVANSASAAACAAAWSPSAVYTGGMTASHNGHNWRAQWWTQNETPGSAAVWADQGTCGGGSEPPPTCNHPNWVQGQWYPAGSIVRYTNGQYYIAEHDNPGYDPTISTWYWEPYNCGSTPTTTTTTPPNNSGFVVSEAQFNQMFPNRNPFYTYAGLTAALGAYPGFAKTGSDTVRKQEAAAFLANANHETGGLVHVVEQNQANYPHYCDTSQPYGCPAGQAAYYGRGPIQLSWNFNYKAAGDALGLPLLTNPWLVQNDASVAWKTALWYWNTQSGPGTMTPHNAMVNGYGFGETIRSINGSLECGGRNPAQVQSRVDAYQRFVGVLGVPAGNNLYC
- a CDS encoding GlxA family transcriptional regulator, encoding MRVVGLLLLPGTRLFDVSVVGEVWGVDRADSGVGPFELRVCAPNRASVPVSPLGRVPATHGLSGLRGCDLVVVPGRADPAAPVPPEVVRALRSLPGQVAALCSGAFTLAAAGLLDGREATTHWRLLDDLVRAAPRARVLRDVLYTGDGVFTSAGVVGGLDLCLHLVRRAHGADTAAALARRLVMPPAREGGQRQYVEPPLPARTGRAGLAATADWAVARLAAPIGVTDLAGHAGLSERTFQRAWLAETGSTPGRWLRSQRVLLAQRLLETTDLPVHRVAERAGLGTPANLRRRLRAELGVSPDAYRRTFRVPA
- a CDS encoding cysteine hydrolase family protein encodes the protein MNSALILIDVQRGFDDPSWGRRDNPDAEANIARLLAHWRGPLVLVRHDSAKPDSPLRPGQDGNRFKPELDGARPDLVFGKRVNSAFHGEVDLHAWLGGRGITDLVLAGVQTNMCVETTARVGGNLGYRVRVVLDATFTFDLEDLTAGQLSRATAANLRGGGFAEIVRTDDVVHPDN